The following proteins are encoded in a genomic region of Bacteroidales bacterium:
- the lptB gene encoding LPS export ABC transporter ATP-binding protein, with amino-acid sequence MKLRTENLVKRYRTRTVVKDVSFEVEQGEIAGLLGPNGAGKTTSFYMIVGLIQPNSGKIFLDNEEITYEPVYRRAQKGIGYLAQEASVFRRLSVEDNIRAVLEMTNLKKEEQKERVESLLNEFGLQKIRKSLGIQLSGGERRRTEIARALALKPNFILLDEPFAGVDPIAVEDIQEIVAKLKNKNIGILITDHNVHETLSITDRAYLLFEGEILKAGTARELAEDEQVRRVYLGKNFELR; translated from the coding sequence ATGAAATTAAGGACAGAAAACCTTGTAAAGCGTTACCGGACCAGGACCGTGGTTAAGGATGTGTCCTTTGAAGTGGAACAGGGTGAAATTGCCGGTCTGTTAGGGCCGAATGGTGCCGGAAAGACCACATCATTCTATATGATTGTCGGACTTATCCAACCGAATTCAGGTAAAATTTTCCTTGACAATGAGGAAATTACTTACGAACCGGTATACCGGCGTGCACAGAAAGGCATCGGTTATCTTGCCCAGGAAGCTTCAGTTTTCCGCAGGCTGAGCGTGGAAGATAATATCCGTGCTGTTCTTGAAATGACCAATCTTAAAAAAGAGGAACAGAAAGAACGTGTTGAGTCGCTGCTGAATGAATTCGGTTTGCAAAAAATAAGAAAGAGCCTGGGCATTCAACTTTCAGGAGGAGAGAGGCGAAGAACCGAAATTGCACGCGCTCTAGCCCTTAAACCGAATTTTATACTGCTCGATGAGCCTTTTGCCGGGGTTGATCCTATTGCAGTTGAAGATATCCAGGAAATTGTGGCCAAACTCAAAAATAAAAATATTGGCATCCTGATTACCGATCACAATGTCCATGAAACGTTATCGATAACCGACAGGGCGTATCTTCTTTTCGAAGGCGAGATTCTCAAAGCCGGAACGGCCCGGGAACTCGCGGAAGACGAGCAGGTGAGAAGGGTATATCTTGGAAAAAACTTTGAACTCCGGTAG
- a CDS encoding DUF362 domain-containing protein, whose protein sequence is MSKVYFTDLRANATMNLQRKLEILMRKAGIDTIDFDKKLTAIKIHFGEPGNLAYLRPNFAATVVKYLKSKGAKPFLTDANTLYSGRRSNAVDHLRSAWENGFNPLAVDCPVIIADGLKGLDYDEVPLNMEFCKTAKIGKAVTDADVIISMTHFKGHELTGFGGALKNLGMGSAAVGGKMELHSTSAPRIYEENCTGCKICVKNCAQEAITVGGDKIAVIDYERCIGCGQCVAVCQYDSAQVVWENASELSNCKIAEYTAAVLKDKPSFHINFILDVSPDCDCWNFNDYPLVPDIGIAASFDPVALDQACVDLVIKAPLMPGSRVYKNSAHDHSGHDKFTMTHPNVHWESGLAHGQKIGLGERKYELIKI, encoded by the coding sequence ATGTCAAAAGTATACTTCACAGATCTCCGTGCGAATGCAACAATGAACCTGCAGCGCAAACTTGAAATCCTGATGAGAAAGGCGGGTATTGACACGATTGATTTTGATAAAAAGCTGACTGCAATTAAGATCCATTTCGGCGAACCCGGGAATCTTGCCTATTTAAGGCCCAACTTTGCCGCTACAGTGGTTAAATACCTCAAAAGCAAAGGCGCAAAACCGTTCCTTACCGATGCCAACACGCTGTATTCGGGCCGCCGGTCCAATGCCGTTGATCACCTGCGTTCGGCCTGGGAAAACGGGTTTAACCCTCTGGCTGTGGATTGTCCGGTGATCATTGCTGATGGGCTCAAAGGCCTTGATTACGATGAAGTACCTTTGAATATGGAATTTTGTAAAACGGCTAAAATTGGTAAGGCCGTTACCGATGCCGATGTGATCATTTCAATGACCCATTTTAAAGGGCATGAACTTACCGGTTTTGGTGGGGCTCTGAAAAACCTGGGAATGGGAAGTGCGGCCGTGGGCGGTAAAATGGAATTGCATTCAACTTCAGCTCCACGGATTTATGAAGAAAATTGTACAGGCTGTAAAATCTGTGTTAAAAACTGCGCTCAGGAAGCCATTACAGTTGGTGGTGATAAAATTGCTGTGATCGACTATGAAAGGTGTATCGGGTGCGGACAATGTGTGGCAGTGTGCCAGTACGACAGTGCCCAGGTGGTTTGGGAAAACGCTTCGGAATTGTCGAACTGCAAGATTGCAGAATACACTGCTGCCGTCTTAAAAGATAAGCCTTCATTCCACATCAATTTTATTCTTGATGTATCGCCTGATTGCGATTGCTGGAATTTCAATGATTATCCGCTGGTTCCGGATATCGGCATCGCAGCCTCCTTTGATCCGGTTGCCCTTGACCAGGCATGTGTTGATCTGGTCATCAAGGCACCTCTTATGCCGGGCAGCAGGGTGTATAAGAATAGCGCCCATGATCACAGCGGTCATGACAAATTCACAATGACCCACCCTAATGTGCACTGGGAATCAGGACTGGCACATGGCCAAAAAATAGGTCTTGGTGAAAGAAAATATGAGCTGATTAAAATCTGA
- the tatC gene encoding twin-arginine translocase subunit TatC translates to MAAQEKGEMTFLEHLEELRWHIIRSVIAIIVIAIAAFVFKNFLFDTLLLGPSRADFWTNRMLAWVGEKVHMNLLINQKPLVLQNTAVAGQFVSHIKISLIAGLALGFPYLFYEFWLFIKPALYTNERRHASGAVFYITFLFVLGITFGYYLITPFSINFLYNYQVSEVVKNIPTLSSYVSLVTSIVLVSGILFELPMLIYFLSQIGLVTPSFLKKYRRHAFVVILLVAGIITPTPDMFTQLMVSLPMILLYEIGIILSRRVEKAKEKAALAG, encoded by the coding sequence ATGGCAGCGCAAGAAAAGGGGGAAATGACGTTCCTTGAACACCTCGAAGAGCTCAGGTGGCACATTATCCGGTCAGTAATTGCAATTATAGTGATTGCCATTGCCGCATTTGTTTTTAAAAATTTTCTTTTTGATACTTTGTTGTTGGGGCCCAGCAGGGCTGATTTCTGGACCAACCGCATGCTGGCCTGGGTGGGAGAGAAAGTGCACATGAACCTGCTCATCAATCAAAAGCCTCTTGTTTTACAAAATACAGCGGTGGCCGGACAATTTGTTTCGCACATTAAGATAAGTCTCATCGCCGGTCTGGCATTGGGTTTTCCTTATCTGTTCTATGAATTCTGGCTTTTTATAAAGCCTGCTTTATATACGAATGAACGCCGACATGCATCAGGAGCTGTTTTTTACATTACATTCCTTTTCGTGCTTGGTATTACTTTTGGTTACTATCTGATTACCCCTTTTTCAATCAATTTTCTTTACAATTACCAGGTAAGTGAAGTTGTAAAAAATATACCTACACTCTCGTCTTATGTATCACTGGTTACATCCATTGTGCTTGTAAGCGGGATACTCTTTGAACTTCCCATGCTGATCTATTTTCTGAGTCAGATCGGGTTGGTAACGCCTTCATTTCTGAAAAAGTACAGGCGTCATGCATTTGTGGTTATTTTGCTTGTTGCGGGTATCATAACACCCACTCCGGATATGTTTACCCAACTTATGGTATCTTTGCCGATGATTTTACTGTATGAAATCGGTATTATCCTTTCAAGACGTGTTGAAAAGGCAAAGGAAAAGGCTGCATTGGCCGGATAA